The following proteins come from a genomic window of Sander vitreus isolate 19-12246 chromosome 14, sanVit1, whole genome shotgun sequence:
- the igf2bp3 gene encoding insulin-like growth factor 2 mRNA-binding protein 3, whose translation MNKLYIGNVSAEASEEDFETIFEQWKIPHSGPFLVKTGYAFVDCPDEKAAMKAIDVLSGKVELHGKVLEVEHSVPKRQRSCKLQIRNIPPHMQWEVLDGMLAQYGAVESCEQVNTDTETAVVNVRYAAKDQARLAMEKLNGSMMENYALKVSYIPDETAAPEGPSVGGRRGFNARGTPRSGSPGLGARPKLQSDIPLRILVPTQFVGAIIGKEGATIRNITKQTHSKIDIHRKENAGAAEKPITIHSTPEGCSNACTTIMEIMQKEALDTKFTEEIPLKILAHNNFVGRLIGKEGRNLKKIEQDTGTKITISPLQDLTLYNPERTITVKGSIEACARAEEEVMKKVRESYDSDMAAMNLQSNLIPGLNLNALGLFPSGAPGMGPSMSSGPPPGAHGGCSSFGGHPESETVHLFIPALAVGAIIGKQGQHIKQLSHFAGASIKIAPAEGMDAKQRMVIIIGPPEAQFKAQCRIFGKLKEENFFGPKEEVKLEAHIKVPSFAAGRVIGKGGKTVNELQNLTCAEVVVPRDQTPDENDQVIVKISGHFFACQLAQRKIQEILAQVRRQQQPKPTSGAQLPQPRRK comes from the exons ATGAATAAACTATACATTGGCAACGTGAGCGCTGAGGCGAGCGAGGAGGACTTCGAAACTATCTTTGAGCAGTGGAAGATTCCGCACAGTGGTCCGTTTCTTGTCAAAACTGGCTATGCGTTTGTGGATTGCCCGGACGAGAAAGCTGCAATGAAGGCCATCGATGTTCTTTCAG gtaAAGTTGAACTTCATGGGAAAGTTCTCGAAGTGGAGCACTCGGTCCCTAAACGTCAAAg GAGCTGTAAGCTGCAGATCAGGAACATCCCCCCTCACATGCAGTGGGAG GTTTTGGATGGTATGCTTGCTCAGTATGGTGCAGTAGAGAGCTGTGAACAAG TAAACACTGACACAGAGACTGCAGTAGTGAATGTTCGATATGCAGCCAAGGACCAGGCCAGGCT GGCGATGGAGAAGCTGAATGGATCTATGATGGAGAACTATGCCTTGAAAGTATCGTATATCCCAGATGAGACGGCTGCACCGGAGGGTCCTTCAGTGGGTGGCAGGAGAGGCTTTAACGCCCGTGGAACCCCTCGTTCCGGTTCTCCAGGTCTGGGCGCCCGGCCCAAATTGCAGTCAGACATCCCGCTGCGCATACTGGTTCCCACACAGTTTGTAGGGGCAATTATCGGGAAGGAAGGTGCCACTATCCGCAACATCACCAAACAGACCCATTCAAA GATTGACATCCATAGGAAAGAAAATGCAGGTGCAGCAGAGAAGCCCATCACAATTCACTCCACCCCTGAAGGTTGTTCGAACGCTTGTACAACTATCATGGAGATCATGCAGAAGGAAGCCCTCGACACAAAGTT TACTGAGGAGATCCCACTGAAGATACTTGCACACAACAACTTTGTAGGAAGATTAATTGGGAAGGAAGGACGCAACCTGAAGAAAATCGAGCAAGATACGGGGACCAAGATCACAATCTCGCC TCTCCAGGACTTGACTCTGTACAACCCAGAGCGGACCATCACAGTGAAGGGCTCTATTGAGGCCTGCGCAAGAGCCGAGGAGGAGGTGATGAAGAAGGTCAGGGAATCGTATGACAGTGACATGGCTGCTATGAAC CTCCAGTCCAACCTGATTCCAGGCTTGAATCTGAACGCTTTGGGTTTGTTCCCCAGTGGAGCACCAGGCATGGGTCCCTCCATGTCCAGTGGACCACCTCCTGGAGCCCATGGTGGATGCTCATCATTTGGA GGACACCCAGAGTCGGAAACGGTTCACCTGTTCATCCCTGCGCTTGCGGTGGGAGCCATCATTGGAAAACAGGGTCAACACATCAAACAGCTGTCACACTTTGCCGGAGCTTCAATCAAG ATTGCCCCTGCAGAAGGAATGGATGCCAAACAGAGGATGGTCATCATCATTGGACCGCCAGAGGCTCAGTTTAAG GCTCAGTGTCGCATCTTTGGCAAGCTTAAGGAAGAGAATTTCTTTGGACCCAAGGAAGAGGTGAAGCTGGAAGCTCACATCAAGGTCCCTTCCTTTGCTGCTGGACGAGTCATTGGGAAAGGTGGAAAAACG GTAAACGAGCTGCAGAACCTGACCTGTGCAGAAGTGGTGGTGCCCAGGGACCAGACGCCTGATGAGAATGACCAGGTTATAGTAAAGATCAGCGGACACTTCTTTGCATGCCAG CTTGCCCAGAGAAAGATCCAGGAGATCCTGGCCCAGGTGAGGAGGCAGCAGCAGCCTAAGCCCACATCTGGAGCCCAACTGCCACAGCCCCGCAGGAAGTAA